A genomic segment from Marinitoga sp. 1197 encodes:
- a CDS encoding pyridoxal phosphate-dependent aminotransferase has protein sequence MDFSKRILNMQASPIRKLIPYAEAAKKSGKKVLHLNIGQPDLETPKAFFNYIEKHKPEIVAYTHSAGLYELREAFSKYYNENNIPFSPEDIIVTNGGSEAIIFALAAIADPGDEVIVIEPFYANYRGFAEMINVKLVPVRALPETGYAVPSTEEFEKVVSSKTKAIIFSNPSNPTGAVYSEEELKRIVDFAKKYDLYIISDEVYREFTFDGTKHISTMAFGEYDRTIVVDSISKRYSACGARVGVFATKNKDLYNQVIKMAQSRLCPPMIAQLGTIGLLEMDKSYIEKVYKEYDKRRLSVYNELLKIDGAIFEKPKGAFYVSVKLPINNSEKFVKWMLTDFSIDNTTVMVAPLSGFYATEGSGTQEIRIAYVLDSEKLKFATHILAEAVKAYNNKK, from the coding sequence ATGGATTTTTCAAAAAGAATTCTAAATATGCAAGCATCACCTATCAGAAAATTAATTCCTTATGCTGAAGCAGCAAAAAAATCAGGGAAAAAAGTATTACATCTCAATATAGGACAACCAGATTTAGAAACACCAAAAGCTTTTTTTAACTATATTGAAAAACACAAACCAGAAATTGTTGCCTATACACATTCAGCTGGATTATATGAATTAAGAGAAGCTTTTTCAAAATATTATAATGAAAACAATATTCCTTTTTCTCCTGAAGATATTATAGTAACAAATGGAGGAAGTGAAGCTATTATATTTGCATTAGCTGCCATTGCTGATCCTGGTGATGAAGTTATTGTAATTGAACCTTTTTATGCAAACTATAGAGGTTTTGCTGAAATGATAAACGTAAAGTTGGTACCCGTTAGAGCTTTGCCTGAAACAGGCTATGCTGTGCCTTCAACTGAAGAGTTTGAAAAAGTTGTATCATCAAAAACTAAAGCTATAATTTTTTCAAATCCTTCAAATCCAACTGGCGCTGTATATTCTGAAGAAGAGTTAAAAAGAATTGTGGATTTCGCCAAAAAATATGATTTATATATCATTTCAGATGAAGTATATAGAGAATTTACATTTGATGGAACAAAACACATTTCTACAATGGCATTCGGAGAATATGATAGAACAATAGTTGTAGATAGCATTTCAAAAAGATACAGCGCATGTGGAGCAAGAGTTGGCGTTTTTGCAACAAAAAATAAAGATTTATACAATCAGGTAATAAAAATGGCTCAATCGAGACTATGCCCTCCTATGATTGCACAACTTGGAACAATTGGATTACTTGAAATGGATAAATCATATATAGAAAAAGTATATAAAGAATATGATAAAAGAAGATTGTCTGTTTATAATGAATTATTAAAAATAGACGGAGCTATATTTGAAAAACCCAAAGGAGCATTTTATGTATCTGTAAAACTACCAATAAATAATAGCGAAAAATTCGTTAAATGGATGCTTACAGATTTCAGCATTGATAATACAACAGTAATGGTAGCACCATTATCAGGCTTTTATGCTACGGAAGGCTCCGGAACCCAAGAAATCAGAATAGCTTATGTATTGGATAGTGAAAAATTAAAATTTGCAACACACATATTAGCCGAAGCTGTAAAAGCTTATAATAACAAAAAGTAG
- a CDS encoding ABC transporter substrate-binding protein translates to MKKILVTLLIVSLMIIGFSVETLVVSSRLWTPPTEKEFIINEIIKPFEDMYGVKVKFQTMDDQSILDQIDVQRKTNNVTTDVIILYASNMPKAVDRDYVYDLTPFIKKWNDRTFSKGFDSMTVFNGHRYFLPVGADVYLTLINKKALKYKPEYIDVENITWEQLAEWANLVARAEGEGKFAVTGVPMKSLIYQIGAIALSYGADWPNLDTPGSMAAWYLLYKMKDAFSPAIKTYDDTRPPMKREETWMTVAHSARVGEVFKSNPTQFIVAPVPKGPAGRGSVAGTSGFAIVKGTKHFDLALKFLEYMTRPDVMLKASKGTGGFIPPVDEAIEYLGNNPEDLIIKNAVKVLNEGVLAYIEPIWKDWGQVKLVYDDLFKKMILEDKKFEPDLMEIYQFKIDAMRK, encoded by the coding sequence ATGAAAAAGATTTTAGTAACATTACTGATAGTTTCTCTTATGATTATAGGTTTTAGTGTTGAAACGTTGGTAGTATCTTCAAGATTGTGGACTCCGCCAACAGAGAAAGAGTTTATAATTAACGAAATTATTAAACCTTTTGAAGATATGTATGGTGTAAAAGTAAAATTCCAAACTATGGATGATCAAAGTATTTTGGATCAAATTGATGTTCAAAGAAAAACAAATAATGTTACAACAGATGTAATAATTTTATATGCATCAAATATGCCAAAAGCTGTAGATAGAGATTACGTTTATGATTTAACACCTTTTATTAAAAAATGGAATGATAGAACATTCTCAAAAGGTTTCGACTCAATGACAGTATTTAATGGTCACAGGTATTTTCTACCAGTTGGTGCTGATGTATATCTAACTTTAATTAACAAAAAAGCTTTAAAATATAAACCAGAATATATAGATGTAGAAAATATAACATGGGAACAATTAGCAGAATGGGCAAATTTAGTGGCAAGAGCAGAAGGCGAAGGGAAATTTGCAGTTACTGGTGTTCCAATGAAATCTCTTATATATCAAATAGGAGCAATAGCATTATCTTATGGTGCTGATTGGCCAAATTTGGATACACCAGGTTCAATGGCTGCATGGTATTTATTGTACAAAATGAAAGATGCATTTTCACCAGCAATAAAAACTTATGATGATACAAGACCACCTATGAAAAGAGAAGAAACCTGGATGACAGTTGCTCATTCAGCTCGTGTAGGAGAAGTATTTAAAAGTAATCCAACCCAATTTATCGTAGCCCCAGTTCCTAAAGGACCAGCAGGAAGAGGTTCAGTTGCAGGAACAAGTGGATTTGCAATTGTAAAAGGAACAAAACATTTTGATTTAGCATTAAAATTTTTAGAATATATGACAAGACCTGATGTAATGTTAAAAGCAAGCAAGGGTACGGGTGGATTTATACCTCCAGTTGACGAAGCTATTGAATATCTGGGAAATAACCCGGAAGATCTTATAATAAAAAATGCAGTTAAAGTTTTAAATGAAGGCGTATTAGCTTATATTGAACCTATATGGAAAGATTGGGGACAGGTAAAATTAGTTTATGATGATTTATTCAAAAAGATGATTTTAGAAGACAAAAAATTTGAACCGGATTTAATGGAAATATATCAATTTAAAATTGATGCTATGAGAAAATAA
- a CDS encoding YjjG family noncanonical pyrimidine nucleotidase, with translation MKYEIVYFDLDHTILDFEKSEKIALFNTLKHFSIEPREEYLEIYKPINEKWWKLFSEKKYPKEIIVIERFKEFFHNIGYNSTIEFKKASEIYLDNLSNLGFFLPGAKDLLEELKSFNQRMAAITNGVEKVQKGRSKALNLEKYFEFILTSEKVGKPKPDPLIFYEAEKLSGVSIKSSVYIGDNPDSDYIGAKNAGMDFILYDPHNNHSELNCKKVSNYIELLKLLT, from the coding sequence ATGAAATACGAAATTGTTTATTTTGATCTAGATCATACTATATTGGATTTTGAAAAATCAGAGAAAATAGCTTTATTTAATACGTTAAAGCATTTCTCCATTGAACCGCGTGAAGAATACCTGGAAATTTACAAACCTATTAATGAAAAATGGTGGAAATTATTTTCTGAAAAGAAATATCCTAAAGAAATTATTGTTATTGAAAGATTTAAAGAATTTTTCCATAATATAGGTTATAATTCAACTATAGAATTCAAAAAAGCCTCAGAAATTTATTTAGATAACTTATCAAATTTAGGATTCTTTTTACCAGGAGCAAAAGATTTGTTAGAAGAATTAAAAAGTTTCAATCAACGAATGGCTGCAATAACCAATGGTGTTGAAAAGGTACAGAAGGGTAGAAGCAAAGCATTAAATTTAGAAAAATATTTTGAATTTATATTAACTTCGGAAAAAGTTGGAAAGCCAAAACCTGATCCATTGATTTTTTATGAGGCTGAAAAATTATCAGGCGTTTCGATAAAAAGTTCAGTATATATTGGAGATAATCCTGATTCTGATTATATTGGAGCTAAAAATGCTGGTATGGATTTTATTCTTTATGATCCTCACAACAATCATTCTGAACTAAACTGTAAAAAGGTTTCTAATTACATAGAATTGTTAAAATTACTAACATAA
- a CDS encoding methyl-accepting chemotaxis protein, translated as MRSLKTQMIWIIILISLLPMLIFTVISTYQNYNKTYNNITGHLKSTTKNRAEVLKTYFKPIFDMANMLSDDANVKGSYDNKHEEKTWMLKNFDNIVKKYNNFSAVYIGLKDKTMLVKPDAELPAGYDPTQRPWYKAAMNKPGEVVVSEPYADASSGDILITVSKTIKNNSGEIIGVLGIDLSIKNLVDSFLGDQLFEEETPYIVNEKGITLIHEDSDKWGVDVSSMEFFTNATDQNGIVEYTYNDITKLAFYYKIPELGWTVYDAIPKSVIQNQVWKQTYIYIIVFGIIIIAAFVIGIMFVNNVVVKPILIMSDDMKKVGEGDLNVSVDLKSSNELGDLANIMNKTISSLRLLVEKVKKSSELLIETSDDVSSSIEKNVKLNESIYLEIDEINSKIQDASSSLEETTAGVEEIAAAAQSVSKSTQEVMESSSEVLGLAKNGTKNIEEVKEKINNVNEKAKENAKTVKSLANETANIQEIVETINSITEQTNLLALNAAIEAARAGEAGKGFAVVADEIRKLAEESKKATEEIAIILGKIQESAKEVDLETENVVKSITETNEMVFEIANQFESITGKIEQISMMIDNTAASAEEQTASTEEIAAAVDTANKAVLSVSEDVTNFKDEISEQKKDFVKVSIAAKELSKLSEELESLIKQFKV; from the coding sequence ATGAGAAGTTTAAAAACACAAATGATATGGATAATAATTTTGATATCGTTGCTTCCTATGCTTATATTTACCGTTATAAGTACATATCAAAATTATAACAAAACTTACAATAATATCACAGGGCATTTGAAATCTACTACAAAAAATCGAGCAGAAGTTTTAAAAACCTACTTTAAACCTATTTTTGATATGGCTAATATGTTGTCTGATGATGCTAATGTAAAAGGTTCATATGATAATAAACATGAAGAAAAAACGTGGATGTTGAAGAATTTTGATAATATTGTAAAAAAATACAATAATTTTAGTGCGGTATATATAGGATTAAAAGATAAAACAATGTTGGTGAAACCCGATGCTGAATTACCGGCAGGTTATGATCCAACACAAAGACCATGGTATAAAGCAGCAATGAATAAACCTGGAGAAGTTGTTGTTTCTGAACCATATGCAGATGCATCGAGCGGGGATATATTAATAACAGTATCTAAAACAATAAAAAATAATTCCGGAGAAATAATAGGGGTCTTAGGTATAGATTTATCTATTAAGAATTTAGTAGATTCATTTTTGGGAGATCAATTGTTTGAAGAAGAAACTCCATATATAGTCAATGAAAAAGGGATTACTTTAATTCATGAAGATTCTGACAAATGGGGAGTAGACGTTAGCTCAATGGAATTTTTCACCAATGCAACTGACCAAAATGGTATAGTAGAATATACTTATAATGATATTACTAAACTCGCTTTTTATTATAAAATACCTGAATTAGGTTGGACAGTTTACGATGCAATACCAAAATCGGTAATTCAAAATCAGGTATGGAAGCAAACATACATTTATATAATAGTATTTGGGATTATAATAATAGCAGCATTTGTAATAGGTATAATGTTTGTAAACAATGTTGTTGTAAAACCTATTTTAATAATGTCTGATGATATGAAAAAAGTTGGAGAAGGAGATTTAAACGTTTCTGTAGATCTTAAATCTTCTAATGAATTAGGAGATTTAGCAAATATAATGAATAAAACTATTTCTTCTTTAAGATTATTAGTAGAAAAGGTGAAAAAATCATCAGAATTATTGATTGAAACATCAGATGATGTATCCAGTTCTATAGAGAAAAATGTAAAATTAAATGAAAGCATTTATTTAGAAATAGACGAAATTAATTCCAAAATACAAGATGCTTCTTCTTCATTAGAAGAAACAACTGCTGGAGTAGAGGAAATAGCAGCTGCAGCTCAAAGTGTTTCAAAATCCACACAAGAAGTCATGGAAAGTTCCTCTGAAGTATTAGGATTAGCTAAAAATGGAACTAAAAATATAGAAGAGGTAAAAGAAAAGATAAATAATGTAAATGAAAAAGCAAAGGAAAATGCCAAAACAGTAAAATCTTTAGCAAATGAAACAGCAAATATTCAAGAAATTGTTGAAACGATTAATTCAATAACCGAACAAACAAATTTATTGGCATTAAATGCTGCTATTGAAGCCGCAAGAGCTGGAGAAGCTGGAAAAGGTTTTGCTGTTGTTGCTGATGAAATAAGAAAATTAGCTGAAGAATCTAAAAAAGCAACAGAAGAAATTGCCATAATATTAGGTAAAATTCAAGAAAGTGCAAAGGAAGTTGATCTTGAAACAGAAAATGTTGTCAAAAGCATAACAGAAACAAATGAAATGGTATTTGAAATTGCTAATCAATTTGAAAGTATCACAGGAAAAATTGAGCAAATTTCTATGATGATCGATAATACTGCAGCATCAGCAGAAGAACAGACGGCTTCAACAGAAGAAATAGCAGCTGCAGTTGATACAGCAAACAAGGCTGTTTTAAGTGTTTCTGAAGATGTAACTAATTTTAAAGATGAAATATCCGAACAAAAAAAGGATTTTGTTAAAGTATCAATAGCGGCTAAAGAATTATCAAAATTAAGTGAAGAATTAGAGAGTTTAATAAAACAATTTAAAGTTTAA
- a CDS encoding class I SAM-dependent methyltransferase, which produces MTRYDFFAKYYDKLLEPLEKNTIDKFRRRFVPLINGYTLDLAVGTGNNIKYYPEGSHVVLIDKSEKMLEIAKEKAKKRKDLTLDFVKSGVENLPFDDNTFDTVLSIDVFCSVKNPYKSMGRVKKILKTGGMGIFVEHGLTGNILKDFLLYLTNILTYPIVGSSMIRKPLEYIQYAKFNLLEYGHLKNSFYYFIIRKE; this is translated from the coding sequence ATGACAAGATATGATTTCTTTGCAAAATATTATGATAAGTTGCTTGAACCATTAGAAAAGAATACCATTGATAAATTCAGGCGAAGGTTTGTTCCGTTAATAAATGGGTATACTCTGGATCTTGCAGTTGGAACTGGTAATAATATAAAATATTATCCAGAAGGCTCTCATGTTGTACTTATAGATAAAAGCGAAAAGATGCTGGAAATAGCAAAGGAAAAAGCAAAAAAAAGAAAAGATTTAACTTTAGACTTTGTAAAGTCTGGTGTTGAAAACCTTCCGTTTGATGATAACACATTTGATACGGTATTATCAATAGATGTTTTTTGTTCTGTAAAAAATCCATATAAATCTATGGGAAGAGTGAAAAAAATTTTAAAAACCGGTGGAATGGGAATATTTGTAGAACATGGGTTAACAGGTAATATCTTAAAAGATTTTTTGCTTTATTTAACAAATATATTAACTTACCCAATTGTCGGTTCTTCAATGATTAGAAAACCACTTGAATATATTCAATATGCTAAATTTAATCTTTTAGAATACGGACATTTAAAAAATTCATTTTATTATTTTATTATAAGAAAGGAGTAA
- a CDS encoding ribonuclease HII, giving the protein MDLEYLKKYGKIIGVDEAGRGPLAGPVVVGAILVENEDQLNLLNKISNDSKKMSEKKREEAFKIIIDNFKYSIKLATPEEIDLYNIFSATTLGIKRVLKDFELYDKHIIIDGKNFKLDIKNYECIVKGDLKSKIIGAASILAKVYRDRLMFELDKEFPEYNFQKHKGYPTKEHIEKIKKYGIKDFYRITFKPIRNLLIDNEISFDKNEFNYMRLMKIGIL; this is encoded by the coding sequence ATGGATTTAGAATATTTAAAAAAATATGGTAAAATTATTGGAGTGGATGAAGCAGGAAGAGGACCGCTGGCAGGTCCGGTGGTGGTTGGTGCAATATTAGTTGAAAATGAAGATCAATTGAATTTGCTGAATAAAATTTCAAATGATTCTAAAAAAATGTCTGAAAAGAAAAGAGAAGAAGCGTTTAAAATAATTATAGATAATTTCAAATATTCTATAAAATTAGCCACTCCAGAGGAGATAGACTTATATAATATATTTTCTGCGACCACTCTTGGTATTAAAAGAGTTCTAAAAGATTTCGAATTATATGATAAGCATATTATTATAGATGGGAAAAATTTTAAGCTTGATATAAAAAATTATGAATGTATAGTGAAAGGGGATTTAAAATCAAAAATAATAGGTGCAGCATCTATTTTAGCGAAGGTTTATAGAGATAGATTAATGTTTGAATTAGATAAAGAGTTTCCTGAATATAATTTTCAAAAGCATAAGGGATATCCAACAAAAGAACATATTGAAAAGATAAAAAAGTATGGTATAAAAGATTTTTATAGAATTACATTTAAGCCAATAAGAAATTTGTTAATAGATAATGAAATATCTTTTGATAAAAATGAATTTAATTATATGAGATTAATGAAAATAGGAATATTGTGA
- a CDS encoding class II aldolase/adducin family protein, with amino-acid sequence MKNEIIRAIDYLEKKGLIKGTWGNLSVKVDNKIFITPSGVPYDILKEEDISVLDFETEKHIEGLKPSSEKALHIEIYKNFPEIKAVVHTHSLYASIYSALRKTVPCYIEDQAQIIGGEIPVADYKLPGTLDLAIEAVRKFKLGVYGILLANHGIVSIGRNLKEALIAAEIIEKSANIAYHVELMGKGHTLSEEDIKWMRNLYIASYSKNI; translated from the coding sequence TTGAAAAATGAAATAATAAGAGCAATTGACTATTTAGAAAAAAAAGGACTTATAAAAGGAACATGGGGAAATTTGAGTGTAAAAGTAGATAATAAAATATTTATCACACCATCTGGTGTCCCATACGATATCCTTAAAGAAGAGGATATATCTGTTTTAGATTTTGAAACGGAAAAGCATATAGAAGGATTAAAACCATCAAGTGAAAAAGCCTTACATATAGAAATATACAAAAATTTCCCTGAAATAAAAGCCGTAGTACATACTCATAGTTTATATGCTTCAATATATTCAGCACTTCGTAAAACTGTTCCATGTTATATTGAAGACCAGGCGCAAATAATAGGTGGAGAAATTCCAGTAGCAGATTACAAACTTCCTGGAACTCTGGATTTGGCAATTGAAGCTGTTCGAAAATTCAAATTAGGTGTATATGGAATTTTACTTGCAAATCACGGAATTGTTTCAATTGGCAGAAATTTAAAAGAAGCTTTAATTGCTGCTGAAATAATTGAAAAAAGCGCTAATATAGCATATCATGTTGAATTGATGGGAAAAGGTCATACTCTATCTGAAGAAGATATTAAGTGGATGAGAAATCTGTATATAGCATCTTATAGCAAAAATATATAA